The Williamsia sp. DF01-3 genome has a window encoding:
- a CDS encoding aldo/keto reductase produces the protein MDYVNLGNTGLKVSSLTLGCMSFGVAGRGPHEWTLDEDASRDIIKQAVDAGITTFDTANVYSAGSSEEIVGRALADFTSRDDVVIATKLYSPMRPGPYGRGLSRKAILAETDNSLRRLGTDYIDLQQIHRWDYDTPIEETMEALHDVVKAGKVRYIGASSMFAWQFAKALHTAELGGWTRFISMQNHYNLIYREEEREMLPLCADEGIGVIPWSPLARGRLTRPWDARTARADTDAFGRTLYSAGDQVIVERVLEIADKRGVAPAEVALSWVAARTASPIVGVTKPSHLTDAVRALELTLDDTEVDYLQEPYQPHQVAASSEVPLAVSRPTRRRR, from the coding sequence GTGGATTACGTCAACCTGGGCAACACGGGGTTGAAGGTGTCGTCACTGACGCTGGGATGCATGAGTTTTGGTGTCGCTGGACGCGGCCCCCACGAGTGGACACTCGACGAGGACGCGAGCCGCGACATCATCAAGCAGGCTGTTGACGCCGGTATCACCACGTTCGACACGGCGAACGTCTATTCGGCGGGCAGTAGTGAGGAGATCGTCGGACGCGCATTGGCTGACTTCACCTCCCGGGATGACGTGGTGATCGCAACGAAGCTGTACAGCCCCATGCGGCCGGGGCCGTACGGTCGCGGCCTGTCTCGCAAGGCGATCCTCGCCGAGACGGACAACAGCCTGCGGCGACTCGGGACCGACTACATCGACCTGCAGCAGATCCATCGGTGGGACTATGACACCCCCATCGAGGAAACGATGGAAGCCCTGCACGACGTGGTCAAGGCCGGCAAGGTCCGCTACATCGGGGCTTCGTCGATGTTCGCCTGGCAATTCGCCAAGGCGCTGCACACCGCAGAACTCGGTGGCTGGACGCGGTTCATCTCGATGCAGAACCACTACAACCTCATCTACCGCGAAGAAGAGCGAGAGATGTTGCCGCTCTGCGCCGATGAGGGTATCGGCGTGATCCCGTGGAGTCCATTGGCCCGTGGTCGGCTCACCCGGCCCTGGGATGCGCGGACCGCCCGGGCCGACACCGACGCGTTCGGACGCACGCTCTACTCCGCGGGCGATCAAGTGATCGTCGAGCGGGTGCTCGAAATCGCCGACAAGCGGGGCGTTGCGCCGGCAGAGGTTGCGCTGTCCTGGGTCGCCGCTCGCACCGCGTCCCCGATCGTCGGGGTCACCAAACCCTCGCATCTCACCGACGCGGTCAGGGCCCTCGAACTGACCCTTGACGACACCGAGGTGGATTACCTCCAAGAGCCCTATCAGCCACACCAGGTGGCGGCTTCGTCTGAGGTGCCGCTCGCCGTCAGCCGACCAACGCGTCGGCGACGGTGA
- a CDS encoding aldo/keto reductase, with amino-acid sequence MTSNSTAAQQSGQFAIGGASNVNRLGYGTMQLTGPGVWGPPANPEEAVKVLRRAVDLGVNLIDTADSYGPAIAEPLIRQALHPYADDLVIATKAGLTRGGPGDWRPVGRPEYLRQQAEMSLRILDIERIPLFQLHRIDPKVDLADQIGELKLLQEEGKIDQIGLSEINVDQLIEAQKIAEIATVQNLYNLANRSAQPLLDHCTAENIGFIPWFPLATGELAGPGSKLAAIAEQKQASPSQLALAWLLAKSPVILPIPGTSSVDHLEDNMAAAGIDLSEDDIDALTAAVGE; translated from the coding sequence ATGACCAGCAACAGCACAGCCGCACAACAATCCGGACAATTCGCCATCGGCGGGGCCTCGAATGTCAACAGACTCGGCTACGGAACGATGCAGTTGACCGGGCCCGGCGTGTGGGGACCGCCCGCGAACCCCGAAGAAGCCGTGAAGGTGTTGCGTCGAGCCGTGGATCTCGGGGTCAACCTCATCGACACCGCCGACTCCTACGGCCCGGCGATCGCGGAACCGTTGATCAGGCAAGCCCTCCACCCCTATGCCGATGACCTCGTGATCGCGACGAAGGCAGGCCTGACGCGCGGTGGCCCGGGTGACTGGCGGCCGGTCGGCAGGCCCGAATACCTACGCCAGCAGGCCGAGATGAGTCTGCGCATCCTCGACATCGAGCGGATCCCTCTGTTCCAGCTCCACCGCATCGATCCGAAAGTCGATCTCGCCGACCAGATCGGCGAGCTGAAGCTGCTGCAGGAGGAGGGCAAGATCGATCAGATCGGCCTATCCGAGATCAACGTCGACCAGTTGATCGAAGCACAGAAGATCGCCGAGATCGCCACCGTGCAGAACCTGTACAACCTCGCCAACCGCAGCGCACAACCGCTCCTCGACCACTGCACCGCCGAGAACATCGGCTTCATCCCGTGGTTCCCGCTCGCCACCGGCGAACTCGCCGGCCCCGGTAGCAAGCTCGCCGCCATCGCCGAACAGAAGCAAGCCAGCCCCTCTCAGCTCGCGCTCGCCTGGTTGCTGGCGAAATCGCCTGTGATACTGCCCATTCCGGGGACGTCCAGCGTCGACCACCTCGAAGACAACATGGCCGCGGCCGGTATCGATTTGTCCGAGGACGACATCGATGCACTCACCGCCGCCGTCGGCGAGTGA
- a CDS encoding NUDIX domain-containing protein, translated as MPKLSAGIMLYRSRDGRIEVLIAHPGGPFWARKDEAAWSIPKGEYTEDEEPLDAARREFREELGLDVPSGEVAELGVIKQSGGKIVTAFAIGADLDITGAVSNEFEMEWPPRSGTMKSFPEVDRVAWFDVETARVKLLKGQRPFLDRLLDLL; from the coding sequence GTGCCGAAGCTCAGTGCCGGGATCATGCTGTACCGCAGTCGTGATGGACGCATCGAGGTGCTGATCGCGCACCCTGGTGGTCCGTTCTGGGCCCGCAAAGACGAAGCGGCGTGGTCCATCCCGAAAGGGGAGTACACCGAGGACGAAGAGCCCCTGGACGCCGCTCGTCGGGAGTTCCGCGAAGAGCTCGGTCTGGACGTACCCAGCGGTGAGGTCGCGGAACTCGGGGTGATCAAACAGTCGGGTGGAAAGATCGTCACCGCGTTCGCGATCGGGGCCGACCTCGACATCACCGGCGCGGTGAGCAATGAGTTCGAGATGGAATGGCCGCCGCGGTCGGGGACGATGAAGTCGTTTCCCGAAGTCGACCGGGTCGCCTGGTTCGACGTTGAGACCGCGCGCGTGAAGTTGCTCAAGGGCCAACGCCCGTTCCTCGATCGGCTGCTCGACCTGCTCTGA
- a CDS encoding MarR family winged helix-turn-helix transcriptional regulator has product MVEENEPSDVVERVRREWARTYPDLDTEPVEVIGRINRISSVLAHQLDRDLDAHAVTRSEFDILGALARADRPLRASEVVSTTKLSGASITKLTERLAELGLLARRKSDRDGRVVLLELTDTGRELVHAQFPRRLARDTAVLAGLTAKERATLVQLLRKVSRAMPD; this is encoded by the coding sequence GTGGTCGAAGAGAATGAGCCGTCGGACGTCGTCGAGCGGGTTCGACGGGAATGGGCCAGAACATATCCCGATCTCGACACAGAACCCGTGGAGGTGATCGGGCGGATCAACCGGATCTCGTCGGTCCTCGCCCACCAACTCGACCGCGATCTGGACGCACATGCCGTCACCCGGTCGGAGTTCGACATCCTGGGCGCACTGGCCCGCGCCGACCGCCCGCTGCGTGCCAGCGAGGTGGTGTCGACGACAAAGCTCAGCGGCGCATCCATCACCAAACTCACCGAGCGCCTCGCCGAACTCGGCCTGCTGGCGCGCAGGAAATCCGACCGTGACGGCCGGGTGGTGTTGCTGGAGCTGACCGACACCGGCCGCGAATTGGTCCACGCCCAGTTCCCGAGGCGACTGGCCCGAGACACCGCGGTGCTCGCCGGACTCACCGCGAAAGAGCGCGCCACTCTTGTTCAACTGCTGCGCAAGGTGTCGCGCGCCATGCCGGACTGA
- a CDS encoding FUSC family protein, giving the protein MPLIVPVIDRVHRSRSALLHSLDPQTWRSAVVTVETGNTAVASAVRVGLAVALVLVVGGLTGHRDVAGFAALGALTSAFCRPDPCRVRLPRLVVTGVMVTGYVAFGAVLGAAGVSLAGEVVAIALAAGFAALMLGALRVVGPGPVVMVFAAAGAADFADSADDVWKASTAAVIGAVVGVVASLAPWLVMWVRREPPQPHPSPARASLVRELKRIGDTELLSQSLRIVVAGGVAAGIVAAVGLQHPMWAAMGAVATLQGVNYHLTVTRGVQRLLGNVGGAAIAAGLLALPIGYWGAVVLIAVLQVLAETLVTLNYALCSLLVTPMALMLTALGAGLAPEVAVDRVLDTAIAVVIAVVLAALTIAHHDATV; this is encoded by the coding sequence GTGCCTCTCATCGTCCCCGTCATCGACCGTGTCCATCGGAGCAGGTCGGCACTGCTGCACTCGCTCGATCCGCAGACCTGGCGGTCCGCCGTGGTCACCGTCGAGACCGGCAACACTGCGGTTGCTTCGGCAGTCCGGGTGGGACTGGCGGTGGCCTTGGTGCTGGTTGTCGGTGGGCTGACGGGCCACCGAGACGTCGCGGGGTTCGCAGCGCTCGGAGCTCTCACCTCGGCGTTCTGCCGCCCCGACCCTTGTCGGGTTCGTCTGCCCCGACTGGTGGTGACGGGTGTGATGGTCACGGGGTACGTCGCATTCGGTGCGGTACTGGGGGCAGCGGGGGTATCTCTCGCCGGAGAGGTGGTGGCCATCGCACTCGCCGCAGGTTTCGCCGCGCTGATGCTGGGCGCGTTACGGGTGGTCGGCCCCGGCCCGGTCGTGATGGTCTTCGCTGCGGCAGGCGCCGCAGATTTTGCCGACAGCGCCGACGACGTCTGGAAAGCGTCGACCGCCGCGGTGATCGGCGCGGTGGTGGGCGTGGTCGCCTCGCTTGCGCCGTGGCTTGTGATGTGGGTTCGGCGTGAACCTCCCCAGCCCCACCCGTCACCCGCTCGCGCCTCCCTGGTCCGGGAGTTGAAACGGATCGGGGACACGGAGCTGCTGTCGCAGTCGCTTCGGATCGTCGTGGCCGGCGGTGTCGCGGCCGGCATCGTCGCGGCGGTCGGTCTGCAGCATCCGATGTGGGCGGCCATGGGTGCCGTTGCCACGCTGCAGGGCGTCAACTACCACCTGACCGTCACCAGGGGAGTCCAGCGACTGCTCGGGAATGTCGGGGGCGCTGCGATCGCCGCTGGATTGCTGGCACTGCCGATCGGCTACTGGGGTGCAGTTGTTCTCATCGCCGTTCTGCAAGTGCTCGCCGAAACCCTGGTCACCCTCAACTACGCACTGTGTTCGCTACTGGTCACGCCGATGGCGCTGATGCTGACCGCTCTCGGCGCCGGACTTGCCCCCGAGGTTGCCGTCGACCGGGTGCTGGACACTGCGATCGCAGTGGTGATCGCGGTTGTTCTGGCTGCGTTGACCATCGCCCACCACGACGCCACCGTCTGA
- a CDS encoding TetR/AcrR family transcriptional regulator translates to MATPAAPTHATARRAELFDELAALFLADGFAHLTLDQIAAQLRCSKSTLYTLAGSKDDLVRAVTVDFFRSATAEVEQALVGITGTKARLTAYLTAVGAALSRASETFMEDLAAFAPARELYEQNTRAAAGRVRELINEGVTTGDVRDVHADFVADVATSAMVRIQQRGVKTAVGLDDSRAYLELAHLLTEGIGR, encoded by the coding sequence ATGGCCACTCCCGCTGCGCCGACCCACGCCACCGCCCGCCGCGCCGAGTTGTTCGACGAACTGGCGGCACTGTTCCTCGCCGACGGTTTCGCACATCTCACGCTGGACCAGATCGCCGCGCAACTGCGCTGCTCCAAATCCACCCTCTACACACTCGCGGGCAGCAAGGACGATCTGGTGCGAGCGGTCACCGTGGACTTCTTCCGGTCGGCCACGGCCGAGGTGGAACAAGCACTGGTCGGCATCACCGGCACCAAGGCGAGGTTGACCGCGTACCTCACCGCCGTGGGAGCGGCGCTCAGCCGCGCGAGTGAGACCTTCATGGAAGATCTCGCCGCCTTCGCGCCGGCTCGAGAACTGTACGAACAGAACACGCGTGCCGCCGCGGGCCGAGTCCGCGAACTCATCAACGAAGGGGTTACCACCGGGGACGTACGTGATGTGCACGCCGACTTCGTCGCCGATGTCGCCACCTCGGCGATGGTTCGAATCCAGCAGCGAGGCGTGAAAACTGCTGTCGGACTTGATGATTCTCGGGCGTACCTCGAACTCGCCCACCTCCTGACCGAAGGAATCGGGCGTTGA
- a CDS encoding ROK family protein, which produces MSDDVVLAVDFGGTKVEAAWVDSSGQVFEAGRNRAPTGPDATSSELEQSVVRVVDTALAQIPAGTRVVGVGIAAAGPVDEDNGTVSPINLPRWRRHPLRQLISDRLPDPLHDIPVHLHRDGVAIVLAAQWLGNAIGARNLMGMVLSTGIGGGFIVDGRVLAGNSGHIGQIQVSGFTGEVSIGSRTTLESVASGPHAVAWARAQGWTGESGEDLAASYRDGGDIAYSAVLRVSEAVGQAICSAAALVELDTVAIGGGFSRVTPDLLPLIQSVVNRHPLQYISRVKILDAGLPEDAPLAGAAALIYRRDIVGLP; this is translated from the coding sequence GTGTCCGATGATGTTGTCCTCGCCGTCGACTTCGGTGGAACGAAGGTCGAAGCCGCGTGGGTCGATTCCTCCGGGCAGGTGTTCGAGGCGGGACGCAATCGCGCACCCACCGGGCCCGATGCCACCAGCTCCGAACTCGAACAAAGCGTTGTGCGCGTCGTCGACACCGCACTCGCGCAGATTCCGGCCGGTACACGGGTGGTCGGCGTGGGCATTGCCGCCGCAGGGCCCGTCGACGAGGACAACGGAACCGTCTCCCCCATCAACCTGCCCCGATGGCGTCGTCATCCACTTCGTCAACTGATCAGCGACCGCCTCCCGGATCCGCTGCACGACATCCCCGTTCACCTGCATCGCGACGGCGTGGCGATCGTGTTGGCCGCGCAGTGGCTCGGCAACGCGATCGGTGCCCGCAATCTGATGGGCATGGTGCTCTCCACCGGTATCGGTGGGGGTTTCATCGTCGACGGTCGTGTGCTCGCCGGTAACAGCGGCCACATAGGCCAGATTCAGGTGTCAGGGTTCACGGGCGAGGTCAGCATCGGCAGCCGGACAACCCTCGAGTCGGTGGCATCCGGACCCCATGCGGTGGCGTGGGCCCGCGCTCAGGGGTGGACCGGCGAGTCGGGAGAAGACCTTGCCGCGTCCTACCGCGACGGCGGCGACATCGCCTACAGCGCGGTGCTCCGGGTATCGGAGGCTGTGGGCCAGGCGATCTGCAGTGCCGCGGCGCTGGTCGAGCTCGATACCGTGGCCATCGGCGGCGGATTCTCGCGAGTGACTCCCGATCTACTGCCGCTGATCCAATCTGTGGTCAATCGCCATCCGCTGCAGTACATCTCCCGGGTCAAGATCCTGGACGCCGGACTGCCGGAAGACGCACCGCTTGCCGGGGCAGCGGCGCTGATCTACCGGCGCGACATCGTCGGACTTCCCTGA
- a CDS encoding thiolase family protein → MNSIVDAVIVGAVRTPIGKGKANGALHGVHPVDMLAHSLTSLVELTGIDPALIDDVITGNVTQADEQGQNISRNAVLAAGFPETVPATTVNRQCGSSQQAISFAAQAVMSGVQDIVVGAGVESMSRVPMLSDVRDGANPLGEALLRRYPEGFIPQGYSAELIAADWGFSRTELDEFSIASHEKAAEATKAGRFEREIAPLAGVSTDEMIRPGGTVEQLAGLKAAFYNPAMKERFPQIDWRITAANSSPLSDGSAAVLIMSSAKAKELGLEPMARLHSFSVVGSDPIYMLTGVIPATQKVLERAGLQISDIDLFEVNEAFAPVVMAWAKDTGADLGKTNVNGGAIALGHPLGASGARIMTTLVNALEQTGGRYGLQTMCEAGGLANATIIERL, encoded by the coding sequence ATGAATTCGATCGTCGACGCTGTCATCGTCGGGGCAGTCAGGACCCCGATCGGTAAGGGCAAAGCAAACGGTGCGCTCCACGGCGTGCATCCGGTGGATATGTTGGCCCACAGCCTCACGTCCCTGGTGGAACTGACCGGTATCGATCCGGCCCTGATCGACGACGTGATCACCGGAAACGTCACACAGGCCGACGAGCAGGGCCAGAACATCAGCCGCAATGCGGTGCTCGCCGCGGGCTTCCCCGAGACCGTTCCGGCCACCACCGTGAACCGCCAATGCGGGTCGAGCCAGCAGGCCATCTCGTTCGCAGCACAGGCCGTGATGTCGGGTGTACAGGACATCGTGGTCGGCGCGGGCGTGGAGTCGATGAGCCGCGTGCCGATGTTGTCCGATGTCCGTGACGGGGCAAACCCGCTCGGCGAAGCGCTCTTGCGCCGCTACCCAGAAGGGTTCATCCCCCAGGGGTACAGCGCAGAACTCATCGCGGCGGACTGGGGTTTCTCGCGCACCGAGCTCGACGAGTTCTCGATCGCGAGCCACGAGAAGGCTGCCGAGGCCACCAAGGCCGGGCGATTCGAGCGAGAGATCGCTCCCCTCGCGGGCGTGTCGACCGACGAGATGATCCGCCCCGGCGGCACCGTCGAGCAATTGGCCGGACTCAAGGCCGCGTTCTACAACCCGGCCATGAAAGAACGGTTCCCGCAGATCGACTGGCGGATCACCGCGGCGAACTCGAGCCCACTCTCCGATGGCAGCGCCGCGGTACTGATCATGAGCAGCGCGAAGGCCAAGGAACTGGGCCTCGAGCCGATGGCCCGATTGCACAGCTTCTCCGTGGTCGGCTCCGACCCGATCTACATGCTCACGGGTGTCATACCAGCGACGCAGAAGGTCCTCGAGAGAGCGGGCCTGCAGATCTCGGACATCGATCTGTTCGAGGTCAACGAAGCCTTCGCACCTGTGGTGATGGCCTGGGCCAAGGACACAGGGGCCGATCTCGGCAAGACCAACGTCAACGGCGGCGCGATCGCACTGGGCCATCCCCTCGGGGCCAGCGGAGCACGCATCATGACGACGCTGGTCAACGCACTCGAGCAGACCGGCGGCCGCTACGGACTGCAGACGATGTGTGAGGCCGGTGGGCTCGCCAACGCAACGATCATCGAACGGCTCTGA
- a CDS encoding MBL fold metallo-hydrolase — translation MTGPRLLTSAATAGVALTAAGVGAGSEVFRAMGAPKDLVLSHINHSPHQTGGNFGNVEPPTPVEGDRAAALAMLRRGDIGKPRRPLEFDVTPLPDVAAELAATWMGHASVLVELDGYRILTDPVWSKRCSPSSLVGPARMHPVPHALADLPALDVVLISHDHYDHLDTVTVRKLAATHPEAAFVAPIGVGAHLEYWGISPERIHEADWGDSITIGELTFNCTPARHFSGRGLQRNTTQWASWAVAGPRHNFFFSGDTGITDAFEQVGADHGPFGLSLIAIGAYDRLWPDIHLNPEEAVRVHRMLNRANLSESLLLPIHWGTFNLALHEWADPVQRLLPAAQGEQIPVITPMPGARFDVPSRSGHGFDTQSWWEGAA, via the coding sequence ATGACCGGTCCAAGGCTTCTGACCAGTGCGGCAACAGCTGGCGTAGCGCTCACCGCGGCCGGCGTCGGCGCCGGGTCCGAGGTGTTCCGAGCGATGGGTGCGCCCAAAGACCTTGTGCTATCCCACATCAACCATTCGCCGCATCAAACCGGCGGCAACTTCGGCAACGTGGAGCCGCCGACACCCGTGGAAGGGGATCGGGCGGCCGCGCTGGCGATGCTCCGTCGCGGCGACATCGGCAAGCCGAGGCGACCGCTGGAGTTCGATGTGACGCCTTTGCCTGATGTCGCAGCCGAGCTGGCGGCGACCTGGATGGGGCACGCGTCGGTGCTCGTGGAACTGGACGGATACCGCATCCTCACCGACCCTGTCTGGAGCAAACGGTGCTCACCGTCGAGTCTGGTGGGACCGGCGCGTATGCACCCGGTGCCCCACGCGCTGGCGGATCTTCCCGCGCTCGATGTGGTGCTCATCAGTCATGACCACTACGACCATCTCGATACGGTCACTGTTCGCAAACTCGCGGCCACCCATCCCGAGGCCGCCTTTGTCGCTCCCATCGGCGTCGGGGCGCACCTCGAGTACTGGGGCATCAGTCCCGAACGTATTCACGAGGCTGACTGGGGTGACTCGATCACGATCGGCGAGCTGACCTTCAATTGCACTCCCGCACGCCACTTCTCGGGACGCGGGCTGCAGCGCAACACCACCCAGTGGGCCAGTTGGGCGGTTGCCGGACCTCGACACAACTTCTTCTTCTCCGGCGACACCGGAATCACCGATGCGTTCGAGCAAGTCGGCGCCGACCACGGTCCGTTCGGGCTGTCCCTGATCGCGATCGGCGCCTACGACCGGCTGTGGCCCGACATCCACCTCAACCCGGAAGAGGCGGTGAGAGTGCACCGAATGCTCAATCGCGCCAATCTGTCCGAGTCGTTGCTGCTGCCGATTCATTGGGGCACCTTCAATCTGGCTCTGCATGAATGGGCAGACCCGGTCCAACGTCTGCTGCCTGCCGCCCAGGGCGAACAGATCCCCGTGATCACGCCGATGCCCGGTGCGCGTTTCGACGTACCGTCGCGGTCCGGCCACGGATTCGACACCCAGTCCTGGTGGGAAGGCGCAGCGTGA
- a CDS encoding HAD-IC family P-type ATPase: MTTLGETHATTGLTATQVAERVAAGQVNVLPDRSGRSVLDIIRANVLTRINAILGVLFIIVMTTGSIINGAFGLLIIANSGIGIIQEIRAKRTLDALAIVGQTRPMVRRDGVAAEIAPSEVVLGDIIELGPGDQIVVDGETVEAGALDVDESLLTGEADAVFKSVGDPILSGSFVVSGSGAYRATKVGRDAYAAQLAEEASKFTLVNSELRNGIDKILRIITWLLIPAGLLTIVNQLFISENGIKAALLGMVAALVPMVPEGLVLMTSIAFAVGVVRLGRRQCLVNELPAIEGLARVNVVCADKTGTLTENGMRLAQLVPLGDDRAQLEEALAALAAHDPRPNASVQAMAEAYPVAPEWSVTHIAPFTSARKWSGISFQDTTTAKDQGNWLLGAPDMLLDPASETAARATELGAEGLRVLLLASTDQPVDTPTDDGLSAPGHVVPRALIALEQRVRPDARETLDYFASQHVSVKVISGDNAVSVGAVAGSLGLGTVDDAVDARSLPTDQDELADVIDGHTTFGRVRPDQKRAMVGALQGRGNTVAMTGDGVNDVLALKDADIGVAMGSGSSASRSVAQIVLLDNKFATLPYVVGEGRRVIGNIERVSNLFLTKTVYAVLLALMIGIAGVAGELFGFTPISYPFQPIHVTISAWFTIGVPAFVLSLAPNNERARGGFVGRVLRLAIPSGIVIAVCTFVAYALVYPGGEGVALGSKDSVEMTPEQTQAATTALITLIAIALWVLAVVARPYNWWKVVLLVGSALAYVMIFSLPFTQELFKLDPTDWSKTGIAAIASAIGIVAVEVLWRLNPTIAAWFSKVKSNPQEQRSPT, encoded by the coding sequence GTGACCACGCTCGGCGAAACACACGCCACCACAGGCCTGACCGCCACACAGGTGGCCGAACGCGTCGCCGCCGGCCAGGTCAACGTCCTGCCTGACCGCTCGGGCCGCAGTGTCCTCGACATCATTCGCGCCAACGTCCTCACCCGCATCAACGCCATCTTGGGTGTGCTGTTCATCATCGTGATGACCACCGGCTCGATCATCAACGGCGCCTTCGGTTTACTGATCATCGCCAACAGCGGCATCGGCATCATCCAGGAGATCCGGGCCAAGCGAACACTCGATGCGCTCGCGATCGTCGGGCAGACCCGGCCCATGGTGCGCCGGGATGGGGTGGCCGCCGAGATCGCGCCGAGCGAGGTGGTGCTCGGCGACATCATCGAACTGGGGCCCGGGGACCAGATCGTTGTCGACGGCGAAACCGTGGAAGCGGGAGCACTCGACGTCGACGAATCGTTGCTGACCGGTGAGGCCGACGCCGTCTTCAAGTCGGTGGGTGATCCGATCCTGTCCGGCAGCTTCGTGGTGTCGGGTTCGGGCGCCTATCGGGCGACCAAGGTCGGCCGCGACGCGTACGCGGCTCAGCTCGCCGAGGAAGCCAGCAAGTTCACCCTCGTCAACTCAGAACTCCGCAACGGGATCGACAAGATCCTCCGGATCATCACCTGGCTTCTGATCCCCGCTGGGCTGCTGACGATCGTCAACCAGCTGTTCATCAGCGAAAACGGCATCAAGGCAGCCCTTTTGGGCATGGTCGCCGCGCTGGTGCCGATGGTTCCCGAGGGCCTGGTGCTGATGACGTCGATCGCCTTTGCCGTCGGGGTCGTGCGGCTGGGTCGTCGGCAATGTCTGGTGAACGAGTTGCCCGCCATCGAGGGCCTCGCCCGGGTCAACGTGGTGTGCGCGGACAAGACCGGCACACTCACCGAGAACGGCATGCGGCTGGCGCAACTCGTTCCGCTCGGCGACGATCGCGCCCAGCTCGAAGAGGCGCTGGCCGCACTTGCGGCGCACGACCCACGCCCCAACGCCAGTGTGCAGGCGATGGCCGAGGCCTATCCCGTCGCGCCGGAGTGGTCGGTGACCCACATCGCGCCGTTCACGTCGGCGAGGAAGTGGAGCGGGATCTCGTTCCAGGACACCACGACCGCCAAGGACCAGGGCAACTGGCTGCTCGGCGCTCCCGACATGTTGCTCGATCCGGCGAGCGAGACCGCCGCGCGCGCAACGGAACTGGGCGCGGAAGGATTGCGGGTTCTGCTGCTGGCCTCCACCGATCAGCCGGTCGACACTCCTACCGACGACGGCCTGTCGGCTCCGGGACACGTTGTGCCGCGGGCGCTCATCGCACTCGAGCAGCGCGTGCGTCCCGACGCCCGCGAGACACTGGACTACTTCGCATCCCAGCATGTCTCGGTGAAGGTGATCTCTGGCGACAACGCCGTGTCGGTGGGCGCGGTGGCGGGTTCGCTGGGCCTGGGAACCGTTGACGACGCTGTCGACGCCCGGAGTCTGCCGACCGACCAAGACGAGCTCGCCGACGTCATCGACGGCCACACCACCTTCGGTCGCGTACGACCCGACCAGAAACGCGCGATGGTGGGGGCGTTGCAGGGCCGTGGCAACACCGTGGCGATGACCGGCGACGGCGTCAACGATGTTCTTGCCCTCAAAGACGCCGACATCGGTGTGGCGATGGGGTCGGGTAGTTCGGCCAGCCGCTCGGTGGCCCAGATCGTCTTGCTCGACAACAAGTTCGCCACGCTGCCCTACGTGGTCGGCGAAGGCCGGCGGGTCATCGGCAACATCGAACGCGTCTCCAACCTGTTCCTGACCAAGACCGTGTACGCGGTGCTGCTGGCGTTGATGATCGGTATCGCCGGGGTGGCAGGGGAACTGTTCGGCTTCACGCCCATCTCCTACCCGTTCCAGCCCATCCACGTCACGATCTCCGCGTGGTTCACCATCGGTGTGCCGGCGTTTGTCCTCTCGCTGGCACCCAACAACGAACGCGCTCGCGGTGGTTTTGTCGGCAGGGTGCTGCGCCTGGCCATTCCGTCCGGCATCGTGATCGCCGTGTGCACGTTCGTGGCGTACGCACTGGTCTATCCCGGCGGGGAGGGTGTTGCGCTCGGTAGCAAGGACTCGGTCGAGATGACCCCGGAGCAGACGCAGGCGGCGACGACGGCCCTGATCACCCTCATCGCGATCGCGTTGTGGGTGCTCGCGGTGGTCGCGCGACCGTACAACTGGTGGAAGGTTGTGCTGCTGGTCGGCTCGGCACTGGCCTACGTGATGATCTTCTCGCTGCCGTTCACGCAAGAGCTGTTCAAACTCGACCCGACTGACTGGAGCAAAACTGGAATTGCAGCTATTGCATCGGCGATCGGTATCGTTGCTGTGGAAGTGCTGTGGCGACTGAACCCGACAATTGCGGCGTGGTTTAGTAAAGTTAAATCAAATCCGCAAGAGCAAAGATCGCCGACGTGA
- a CDS encoding antitoxin: MDFKNLVNKGKSTLSKNTKLIDQGASAVNKATKGKYSNQIRKGADAARKFAQDGNNPGHQNPGHQPPR; the protein is encoded by the coding sequence ATGGATTTCAAGAATTTGGTCAACAAGGGCAAGTCCACGCTGAGCAAGAACACCAAACTCATCGACCAGGGCGCCAGCGCGGTCAACAAGGCCACCAAGGGCAAGTACTCGAACCAGATCCGAAAGGGTGCAGATGCTGCCCGGAAGTTCGCGCAGGACGGGAACAACCCCGGCCACCAGAACCCCGGTCATCAGCCTCCTCGGTAA